Genomic segment of Pseudomonadota bacterium:
CATTACAGCCTTCCGTGCTTCTTAGGCCACCTTTCTAAGTGCCTGCGCGCTCTCTAGGATATAGGCTAAAATGCTCTTAGTATCGTAGCCGTGCATGGCATACTGCTCGCTCTGTGTAGCATGAGGTACGAAGCTATCTCCGATTCCGAAGCGTTTGATCGGCGCCCGTAAAGCAATGTTCTGATCGTTTGCGAACTCTACAACGGCTGATCCAAAGCCACCGTTAAGAGAGTGGTCCTCAATGGTACAGAGCACTGAGTATTTCGGCAGCTCTGCCGCGAGTAGCTCCGTGTCGAGCGGCTTTACAAAGCGAGCATTAATAACCGTAGTAGTAATCTTATGTTCGGCGGCGAGTTTATCAGCGGCTTGCAGCGCATTCTGAATAATAGGACCGAAAGCTACGATGAGGGCATCCTGGCCCCTGCGTAGGATCTCGCCCTTGCCGATCGGGAGCTTTTGTAGCTGCTCATCTAACTCTACACCTACTCCATTACCGCGTGGATAACGCACCGCAACCGGAGCGTTTAACGTTACCGCCGTATAGAGCATATGGCGCAGCTCGTTCTCATCCTTTGGTGACATGATCGTAATGTGCGGAACGGTGCGCAGATAAGCGATATCGTAGACCCCCTGGTGCGTCTCGCCATCGTTTCCTACAACTCCGCCGCGATCGATCGCAAACGTAACCGGTAGCTTCTGAATACAAACATCGTGCACAACCTGATCGTAGGCGCGCTGCAAAAACGTTGAGTAGATTGCAGCTATGGGCTTAAGTCCCTCACAGGCGAGCCCTGCGGCGTAGGTGACCGCGTGTTGCTCGCAAATGCCGACATCAAAGACCTGATCGGGAAGTTCGGCCTGCATCTTATCGAGCCCGGTGCCGCCTAGCATCGCCGCTGTTACGGCGATAATACGCTTATCCTCCCTGGCTAACTTGGTCACGGTCTCTGCAAAGATGCCGGTGTAGGAGGGAAGCTTCTTAGGAGGTGTCGTGTTAGCTGGAAGCTGCCCACCCTTGAATTCTCCCTTCTGACGATCGAAGGGCGTAACCCCGTGCCACAGGATCGGATCCTCCTCGGCCGGTTCGTAGCCCTTGCCCTTAACGGTGCGACAGTGAATAAGGACGGGAATATCCTGCCGCTTTGCGTTATTAAGGGCCTGAATAAGAGCCGGAAGATCGTGACCATCGAGCGGTCCGATATAACGAAAGCCGAAGGCCTCAAAGAGCATGGCCGGGGTTGAGAAGAAGCCCTGCGTGGCCTCCTCAGCGCGATCCATCGCCTTATAAAGCAGCTCCGGCACATAGCCGCGCTTATAAAGATCCTTGAACTTGCTGCGCGCGCGCGAGGTAGCTTCGCCCGTTACGGTGCGCGAGAAGAGCCAACTTAGTGCGCCAACGTTCTTAGAGATCGACATCTCGTTGTCGTTAAGCACCACTATTAGACGCTTAAGACCTAGGTCGCCGGCATGATTAAGCGCTTCAAACGCCATGCCTGAGGTGAGCGAGCCATCTCCGATAATCGCAGTTACGAAACGTTCTGGCGCAAGTCTATCGAGCGCAAGGCGCATTCCAACCGCAGCCGAGATGCTGGTTCCAGCATGTCCAGCACCGAAGGCGTCGAAGGGGCTTTCAGAGCGCTTAAGGAATCCTGAGAGGCCGTTCATCGTGCGAATTGAGCCCATTTTATTACGGCGACCCGTTACCATCTTGTGGATATAGGCCTGGTGCCCAACGTCCCAGATTAATCTGTCGTGCGGGGTATCAAAAACATGGTGCAGCGCTACAGTTATCTCGGTAGCGCCCAGGCTCGATGCGAAGTGGCCCCCAGATTCACTTACGGTGTCGATCAGCTCGTTACGGAGCTCTGCGGCAACTTGCTGTAGCTCCTCAATTGAAAGGGAGCGCAGATCTTCGGGTAGTTTAAGGGAATCGATCAGTTTTTCATCCATAAGCTCGGCTATTATACCTATAACCAATTGATTCAATCAAATGGGCAAAATCATGCCAGATGCTCCTATTGTTTCTGTAAGTGCCTGTATTTGTATGGGGCTGGTTTTAATGTGGCTGTAAGAGGGTCTCTCTGTTGACACCAGAGCCTTAAGTTGGCCGCCCAGTCTGTCGACCTTAGGGTATGGGGCTAATTGGTATTAGCAGGGTTGCATGAGTTCAAGATTCAAAGCTGACGCATCTGAACGCAGAATAGATCGGGCGCTTCAACATGTCCTGAAGCCTTGGTTCCCGATTAATCAGGATGTGCTGCTAGCGATCCGCAAACGGTTTGAGTGCGGAGATTATGAACGCAATCCTAGTGAGCTGCTTAAAGACCTAAAGAGCGACTTTGCGCTCTTTACGTTGGTAGTTAAGGATCTCATTCAGATCGGTCAGGCAGAGGGTATTCCAGCAGCTACCCTGCACAACCCGATTGAGATCATTAAATGGGCCGGCCCCGAGCGTATCGGTCGACTGCTCTCAGTCGATCAGAGGCTACCAGCAATCCATTCTCTCTCTTGGAGCGAGCCGTTTCAGATCTCGCGTCTTAGGGAGACGGCGATCAGCGCATCGACAGCCTCAATTTTGAGCGAAAAGAAGAACCTCGATCCGGATATGGGATTTGCTCGTGGAGTAGTGCGTGAGATCGGTTTGAACCTGATCGCGTGGAACTATCCTACCCTGTATTCAAGGGTGCTCGAAAGGCTTGAGCTAGGACAAAACCTCGATGAGGAGCTCTCTAAGGAGCTCGGATTTACACCAACGTTGCTTGCAATTCGGATCATGCGGCCCGAGACCGGAGAGTCCGACCCACAGGTCGAGCAGATTGAGCAGCAGTGGAACATATATGATGACCTGTGTGAGATCGGCGAGGCGCTAGCGCGCGCAGAGCATCCGGAAACCTATCCATCGGCCGAGAACGATTGGGAGGTAGCACAGAAATTTTTAGCCGAAACGGTCGGAGAGAATGCGATTCAACTCGTGAAGGATCGTGCGCAGGAGCAGTCAAAGAGCTATGAAAAGAGTCTGCCGACCACCTTTGGAGAGATTAAATCCTTTGATCCACAGCGCAACATTAAGGTTCATAAGAATATTGCGCGGGTAGTCGACGACAAGTTGCTGCGTAAATGCCCACGGCACGTTCAGGAGGCGCTACGGGAGCTATACGCGGGCTTTGATGGGGAGGCTGTCAGTAAACTTGCGGTCGAGAATCTTATTAAGAAGATCATCCCACAGGCTGGATTTACCGGTGGCTGTGTCTTTGTAATTGATCCAAGCACTAATAGTTTAAAACCTAGAACGGTTATAGGAACGGTAAATCTGCGCTCGACCTACGATATCGAGCTCGATCCAAGAGATAAGGCGGTTGCAGCGCTTTTAAAATTAGAGCCGATAATCGAACTTAAAGATGAGCTCTCGGCTGAGGCGCTAGCTGGCATATACAGAGCACTCGGTGAGCAACGCAAGGTAGGAGTGCTCTATTTAGAGAGTCCCGCAGCAGACCCGGAGGCCTTTGAAGAGAGGACCATGGCGACATTTGAGGCGATGCGACGAGCGTTGAGTGATGTTTTGCTGCTGCAGTAGCACATTACCCACCAACAGAGAGCGCCCGTTTGAGCGAGCTTGCAACGTCATGAGCATTGTCGACGGCAGTGCCGTACGGCACAACCTCAAGCAGTCCCTGAGCACCATCATCGATTAGAGCTTGGATGCGTTTGGCAACTCCACCGGCCCCGAGGATAAAGTGCAGCGCCTCGTTAACGATAGTAACAGCCTCAGGCCAATCCGGACGAACCGCAAATGAGTTGTTGCACATGTCGAGAACCGTTCCTGGCTCTGTAAAGAGCGCGCTAAGCTCCCCCGGATACTCCCTAGCACGATGCGCCGCCGACATTGAGTTGCATAGAAAGAGATGGGCGGGGCGTGAGATGCCCTTGAGTCTGACCCGGTCCGTGGCTTCCTCGTCGCTATTACATACTATTATATCCTCCTCGGCGCGTTTAAGTCGGGTAGCGCAGAAGAGGTGCGCGCGGCTGTCGCGCAGCACGGCGATGGAGTACGGCTCGCTAATCAGATCATCCAGCGAGGCGGGAAGCTTAAGCTGCGCTAGGCTGTGAGTTGGTCGTGTGCGCATCAGGACTGAAAGCCCCATGCGGTTAACCGGGACCGAGAAGAGAATATTGGAGGGACAGTGCGGGGTGACCATCAGAGGCCCAAAGAGATCTATCTCGCCCCGGCATAACTTGTCCACATAGCGGTCAAAGGTAACTGGGATCATCTCTATATTGCATTGCAGCGATGTTTGCAGCATGCGGCAGAGGTCCGGCACTAAGCCACGGGTACGGTCGAGGGTGCCACCCTCCGCTTTTTCGAAGAGCCACGGCTGCGTTAGATTAATTCCGATACGGAGTGGGCGGGAGTTGAGTAGCACCTGCAGAGTGCGTGGTCGCGTCTCCGTTCGGATCGTGCCCTTAATGGCCTCGATAAATCCAGCCATATCCAGTTTAACGCTAAGAAATCCGCTGCCGTCTGGCTCACGTGTAGCGAGGTGCTGGGGCGCATCGAAGGGCCACTCATCAGAGAGCTTTGCAGATTCAAAGAGTTCACGTGGATCCTGTAGGCCGAAGTTAAGCGCTAGCAGGATTAGAACCGGCTTGCTTGGGATCCTTCCGTAGCGACCGATATGGGCCAGATACGAGGGCGAAACCCCGCAACGGTGGCTTAGATCCGCAAGCCCCAGGTGAGTGGCCCTGCGCCAGAGTTCAAGCTCGCGCAAAAAGAGGCGTTTAAGATCGGGCGATGATTCGAACTCGGTTCTTTGGCTCATAATGTATCTATTCCTGGTATCTGTATGCGCTCTGTGCATACTGAGGGGGGAGCGAATAGTATGCTGCTATTCTTGATCAGTGACTAAGTGTAACCAAATTGTTTCTTAGGCATAGATTTTAAATATTTTCGCGTTATTGCGTTCGTAAGCGTTTCAAATGGCGCTAGATCTCGACGCTACTTTCAGGAGGGTACCGGAATCAGAAGAGGGTGGCGCTTAGAGCGAGTTGTAAGCAGATCAACCGTTTGGGTGTTTTGTTAGTCGCATAAGTGACTGGTCAGGATGGCGCACCGCAAAAGGTGCAGAGAGGTTTTTTATCCTGTTTTTTGTCTGATTTTGTCCGGTTTTTTACAGGAGTGTCCTATGAGGCTGATGCTAGTAGCGTGCGTCTTTGTCTTAGGGGTGTACTTCGGGTTACGTGCGGAGGAGGGGGGTGAGTTGGAGGTGGTGGTTGAAGCCATCGCTCAGCTGGTTCAGGGCCAGCAGGCGAGCTGGTAATAGATCCTACCTAATAGAATTACGCCCTTAGCAGCCCTTAAAGTGCGCCAGCCTGACCTTCTTTATCTAATAACGGGAGTTTTTTGTCTCAGTCGCAGCAGCGCTTGCTCCAGATGAAAAGTGTACGCGACGGTTCTTTGCGTAGGCAGCCTCATCGTGCGCAGCATCAAGGGGGATCTCCTCGCCGTAGCTTATCGTTTCAACGCGGTTGGATGGAACACCGAGGGTTACCAGGGCGTTCTTTACAGCCTTGGCGCGTGCTGCTCCAAGAGCCATATTATATTCGACGGTACCGCGCTCATCACAGTGTCCCTCAAGGGTAATCGCCATTCCAGACTGAGCGCCAATGGTGCGGGCGTTGGCTTCTAGATCGCTGCGACCCTCATCTTCAACAGAATATGAATCGTACCCGAAACGGATATCACGGAAGAGCCCCTCGCCCTCGGCGGTTGGAATCGTGCCGGCGCCAAAGCGTCCCTCACGTTGTGCCGCGAGATCGGACTCTGAGAGCCCGTTCTCATCACCCTCGCCACTGCTCGAACCGAACCAGGAGCAGCCAGAGGTAGCAAGTAGGGAGATAGCCAATAGGGGGGTGATAATAAATGATCTCATAGCGCGCTCTTTGAAAAGGTGAATAAGCATTAGTATAGTGACATTGAGTGTGCTCAAGCGCAACCGTTCTATTCATTGCCCATGTGCGCAAAGAACGGCTTTTTTAGTATAGAAACAGTGTAAGAATAAAAAGCTCTCTTCAAGTACTTCGACTTCTGTAGCACAATGGGGTAACAACTACCTCGCCACAAGGAGCTACTATGCAAAGCTTTCTCGATTATTTCTCTAGTAACAGGGATCGTTTCATCACCGAATGGAGGGAGTTCCTGGCGTTTAAGAGCATTAGCGCCGACCCGGCCTTTCATAACGATTGCCTTGAGTGCGCGGCCTGGCTCTCAAGGCACCTAGAGGGGCTCGGCTTTAAGACCGAGATATGGCCCTCGGATACTAAGCCGCTTATTTATGGGGTCCTGCCGGGTAATCCAACTAGGCCCGTTATTTTATTTTATGGTCACTACGACGTACAACCAGTTGATCCCCTTAATCTCTGGATAACTCCCCCCTTTGAGCCAACCCTGCGTGATGGGCGCATGTACGCGCGCGGAGCCCAGGATAATAAGGGCCAGCTCTTTTACTTCCTTAAGGCGCTGGAGGCCCTTAAAGTAACGGGCGCAGATCTTCCTACAATTAAGGTTATTATAGAGGGCGAGGAGGAGTGTGGGAGTGAGGCGATGCACGTTGGACTTGCGCAGTGGGAGGAGCCCCTTAAGTCCGATATCCTAATGGTATGTGATACAGGGGTTATTGCGGCAGGGGTTCCAACGATAACCATGGGGTTGCGTGGGATCGCCCACTGCGAGTTGCGGGTGCACGGCCCAAGGATCGATCTGCACTCAGGTGTTTATGGTGGCGTGGTACTTAATCCCTTGCAGGCGCTTAGCTCAATCTTGGCGGGCCTACACGCGCCGGATGGTTCGGTAGCGGTCCCAGGATTTTATAATGGCGTTAAGGAGCCACATGCCGAGGACCGTGAGCTTGCTGCAAAGGCGCCTATTGATACGGATGCGATCTCGGCTATGCTTGGAGTATCCCTAGAGGGGGGCGAGCACGGACTCCACCCCCTTGAGCGCAGAGGATTTAGACCAACCCTTGAGATTAACGGAGTTGGTGGAGGATATCAGGGTGCCGGAGGAAAGACCGTTATTCCGGCCTACGGCATGGCGAAGCTTTCGATGCGTCTGGTTGATGGACAGGATCCAGACGAGATCCTCGCCACAGTTGTGCGGCACCTGCAGGGCGCTGCGCCCAAGGGTACCCGTGTTGAGATTCATGATGAGAGCGTTGGTGGGCCAGCCATTCAGCTTTCGACCAAAAGCTCAGCCATTCAAACGGCTAGTAAGGCTCTTAGACGCGCCTTTGATCGTGAGCCGGTCTATATCTGGGAGGGAGCCAGCATTCCTATAGTAACTAAGCTCGCCGTGACCGCTGGGGCGCAGCCGCTCCTGGTTGGATTCGGGCAGGAGGAGGATATGATACATGCTCCTAACGAGTCCTTCTCTTTAAAGCAGTTTGAGGAGGGCTACCGATACGTCACCTCATTCTTGGGATTGGTATGAGTCAGGTTCCATTAGCAGAGAGGTTGCGGCCGCGCACGCTCGATGACTTCTCTGGACTTGAGCATTTGGATAGCACCTTTATTAAGCAGCTACGGGGAGGGAAGGGGCGTATTCCATCCGCTATTCTGTGGGGGCCCCCTGGTTCGGGCAAGACGACCCTGGCCAAATTAATCGGAGGCTCATACGAGTGCGAGTTCGTGCAGCTCTCGGCCGTGCTGTGTGGCGTTAAAGATGTGCGTGAGGTTGTTGAACGGGCGAAGGAGCTCTCCCGACCGACCCTATTATTTGTGGACGAGATCCACCGCTTTAATAAGGGCCAACAGGACGCCTTCTTGCCACATGTAGAGGCGGGGACGATAGCCCTCGTTGGCGCTACGACGGAAAACCCCTCCTTTTACCTAACCTCAGCGCTACTCTCACGTTGCCGGGTGGTGGTTCTTAAGCCGCTCGGCGCTGAGGCGCTGAGGAGTGTCTGTGAGCGTGGCGAGTGTTGTCTCGGATGTGTGCTTGATGAGGGTGGGCGCAAGTTACTTGAAGAGGCGAGTGTTGGCGACGGCAGACGGATACTGAATATTTTGGAGTCGTTGGTTGATGCGCGGTCTGTGGGGGGTGCTGCGGTGTCTCTACCGGCAGAGATTAAGGAGGACGAGATCCGTAGCTTTCTATCGCAAGCTGGACTGAGCTCCTATGATCGTGATGGAGAGGAGCACTACAACATCGCCTCAGCTTTTATTAAAAGTATGCGTGGCTCAGATGCCGATGCAGCGCTCTACTACGGGTTGCGCATGCTTGAGGGCGGGGAAGATCCCCGTTTTTTGATCCGGCGTCTTATAATCTTCGCTAGTGAGGATATCGGTAACGCAGATCCGCGTGCGTTGCAGCTCGCAGTTTCGACATTACAGGCTTATGAATTAGTTGGGTTGCCAGAGGGTCGTATTCCTATAGCGCAGTGTATCACCTACCTTGCTACGGCGCCCAAATCAAATCGAAGCTACGTGGCGCTTAACCGCGCATTAAGGGCCGTTAAGGATGCGCCAAATGCGCAGGTGCCGCTACATCTAAGGAATCCAGAGACCGGACTGATGCAGGGATTGGGATACGGCAAGGGCTATGTTTATCCACACGATCAACCTCTCGGATATGCGCCTGGGGTTGAGTATATGCCGAAAGGGGTCGCGGGGCAGCCGTTCTATGAGCCAAGCGATCGTGGTAACGAGAAAACTATTAAGGAGCGCCTGACGTGGTTGGAGCAGGTAGTAGAAAAAAAGTGAAGAGATATAATTTTGGTTCCTCACCGAGTAAGTGTGGGTACATTAGATGGAAAACCCCTGCGCGGGAACGTGAACCGCTTCCCGTTACCTGCTCCCGCTCCGATACCGTAACCCTTAAAAACCAGCTTTGACAGCATGGCCGCCAAGCTGCTTAAAAGACTCGTAGGAGTTTTAGTAGCGCTTTTTGTCGCCAACGCCTGTTTTGCCTACGCATCCTGCAATATTTAATGAAATGGAGGTGGCGGCGCGACGCAACTGGTTGACAATATCGTTGTTTCCTTTCGGGATGAGGCGAACAGCACTAATAACCTCTTTCAGGAATTCAACCGACTTTTGATAGACTTAGAGCTTTTCATGACAAAACATATCTTCTATTAATCGGTTCTTTTCAAAATAAGTTTCTGCTATCGGAGCGGGAGCAGGTAACGGGAAGCGGTTCACGTTCCCGCGCAGGGGTTTTCCATCTAATGTACCCACACTTATTGGTGAGGAACCATATATAGCTATGATAGCGAAAGCATTAGGGGCTTCAAGCCAAAAGAGATGAGGCAGGCGATCTTTTTCGTGGCTGGCCTAGAGTCCGGCGCTCGCAGCGCTAACGGATGGGTAAGCCGATGGTAGCGCCCCTTGTTTAGCAGGGCTTGAGGGCATACCATAAGGGCTTGGATACGCTAGTATGCTAAAGCAGAACTCCCGTCTTATATCGCGCGTTGAGCGCCTCGGTGATAACTTGATCGTTATAGTGGCGTTCTTCGCCGCCTATTACGGGCGTAACTCGTTAATCTTTTGGAACGATATCTTCGATCTTAATCTCCCCTTTGAGGGCTACGAGCTGGCTCCGATTAAGGACTACTTTATCGTATTGATTGTGACGGTGCTCGGATATGGGGTGCTACTCAACCTGATGGGAGCGTACGGAAGTATGCGAAGGAGCTCGGTGCTGCGGCTCTTTCGAGTGGCGTTTCTTAGCAGCGCCTTGGTCTTTGTATTGCTTGCTGCAACCCTCTTTATACTTAAGATTAATATCAGTAGATCGTTTGTTGGCTTGTTTGTATTACTGAGTGGATGCGGACTCTCCATTGAACGATATGCGGTGCTTAAATTTCTAAGATATTGGCGCAGGCAGGGGCACAATTTTCGTAACGTAATTATATGTGGTATCGGCGAACAGTCGCTTAAGTTAGCACGCGAGATAGTAGGTCGCCCTGAGCTCGGTATTCACATTCGTGGCTTTGGGGATCTGCGCGCAGACGATAAGCACCAGGCTGCAAGCATCCAGCATTTGCGTAGCGATCTTGCAGGGTCAGTTAAGGTCGGGCGTGTACTGATCGGGACAGCGGCGGTGTGCCGCGCTCTTGAAGATTACGCGATAGATGAGGTGCTTTTTACCGATGTTGTAGAGGTCATGCCACAGGTAGAGGAGATGATTATGGTGTGCGCCGAGCAGGGGGTGCGCACAACTATAGCAGCCGATCTGTTCAGTATCGGCCTGATTAAATCAGAGATTAGTTACTTCGGCGGCATGCCCCTTATTCACTTTCAGACCCCTCCTGGGGACTCCTGGGAGCTAGCGTTGAAGCGT
This window contains:
- a CDS encoding transporter substrate-binding domain-containing protein, producing the protein MSQRTEFESSPDLKRLFLRELELWRRATHLGLADLSHRCGVSPSYLAHIGRYGRIPSKPVLILLALNFGLQDPRELFESAKLSDEWPFDAPQHLATREPDGSGFLSVKLDMAGFIEAIKGTIRTETRPRTLQVLLNSRPLRIGINLTQPWLFEKAEGGTLDRTRGLVPDLCRMLQTSLQCNIEMIPVTFDRYVDKLCRGEIDLFGPLMVTPHCPSNILFSVPVNRMGLSVLMRTRPTHSLAQLKLPASLDDLISEPYSIAVLRDSRAHLFCATRLKRAEEDIIVCNSDEEATDRVRLKGISRPAHLFLCNSMSAAHRAREYPGELSALFTEPGTVLDMCNNSFAVRPDWPEAVTIVNEALHFILGAGGVAKRIQALIDDGAQGLLEVVPYGTAVDNAHDVASSLKRALSVGG
- a CDS encoding replication-associated recombination protein A, which codes for MSQVPLAERLRPRTLDDFSGLEHLDSTFIKQLRGGKGRIPSAILWGPPGSGKTTLAKLIGGSYECEFVQLSAVLCGVKDVREVVERAKELSRPTLLFVDEIHRFNKGQQDAFLPHVEAGTIALVGATTENPSFYLTSALLSRCRVVVLKPLGAEALRSVCERGECCLGCVLDEGGRKLLEEASVGDGRRILNILESLVDARSVGGAAVSLPAEIKEDEIRSFLSQAGLSSYDRDGEEHYNIASAFIKSMRGSDADAALYYGLRMLEGGEDPRFLIRRLIIFASEDIGNADPRALQLAVSTLQAYELVGLPEGRIPIAQCITYLATAPKSNRSYVALNRALRAVKDAPNAQVPLHLRNPETGLMQGLGYGKGYVYPHDQPLGYAPGVEYMPKGVAGQPFYEPSDRGNEKTIKERLTWLEQVVEKK
- a CDS encoding sugar transferase gives rise to the protein MLKQNSRLISRVERLGDNLIVIVAFFAAYYGRNSLIFWNDIFDLNLPFEGYELAPIKDYFIVLIVTVLGYGVLLNLMGAYGSMRRSSVLRLFRVAFLSSALVFVLLAATLFILKINISRSFVGLFVLLSGCGLSIERYAVLKFLRYWRRQGHNFRNVIICGIGEQSLKLAREIVGRPELGIHIRGFGDLRADDKHQAASIQHLRSDLAGSVKVGRVLIGTAAVCRALEDYAIDEVLFTDVVEVMPQVEEMIMVCAEQGVRTTIAADLFSIGLIKSEISYFGGMPLIHFQTPPGDSWELALKRVIDIVVAGVALVAMAPIFALLALGIKASTGPVIFRQTRMGLNGRLFQMLKFRSMYLDAEQALDVLRTKNEMNGPTFKMKNDPRVTSFGRFLRRFSLDELPQLWNVFVGEMSLVGPRPPIPGEVSLYERSSRRRLSMRPGLTCIWQVSGRNEIKDFESWVKLDLNYIDNWSLMGDLVLLLRTVPAVLFGIGAR
- the dxs gene encoding 1-deoxy-D-xylulose-5-phosphate synthase, which translates into the protein MDEKLIDSLKLPEDLRSLSIEELQQVAAELRNELIDTVSESGGHFASSLGATEITVALHHVFDTPHDRLIWDVGHQAYIHKMVTGRRNKMGSIRTMNGLSGFLKRSESPFDAFGAGHAGTSISAAVGMRLALDRLAPERFVTAIIGDGSLTSGMAFEALNHAGDLGLKRLIVVLNDNEMSISKNVGALSWLFSRTVTGEATSRARSKFKDLYKRGYVPELLYKAMDRAEEATQGFFSTPAMLFEAFGFRYIGPLDGHDLPALIQALNNAKRQDIPVLIHCRTVKGKGYEPAEEDPILWHGVTPFDRQKGEFKGGQLPANTTPPKKLPSYTGIFAETVTKLAREDKRIIAVTAAMLGGTGLDKMQAELPDQVFDVGICEQHAVTYAAGLACEGLKPIAAIYSTFLQRAYDQVVHDVCIQKLPVTFAIDRGGVVGNDGETHQGVYDIAYLRTVPHITIMSPKDENELRHMLYTAVTLNAPVAVRYPRGNGVGVELDEQLQKLPIGKGEILRRGQDALIVAFGPIIQNALQAADKLAAEHKITTTVINARFVKPLDTELLAAELPKYSVLCTIEDHSLNGGFGSAVVEFANDQNIALRAPIKRFGIGDSFVPHATQSEQYAMHGYDTKSILAYILESAQALRKVA
- a CDS encoding OmpA family protein gives rise to the protein MRSFIITPLLAISLLATSGCSWFGSSSGEGDENGLSESDLAAQREGRFGAGTIPTAEGEGLFRDIRFGYDSYSVEDEGRSDLEANARTIGAQSGMAITLEGHCDERGTVEYNMALGAARAKAVKNALVTLGVPSNRVETISYGEEIPLDAAHDEAAYAKNRRVHFSSGASAAATETKNSRY
- a CDS encoding dipeptidase, producing the protein MQSFLDYFSSNRDRFITEWREFLAFKSISADPAFHNDCLECAAWLSRHLEGLGFKTEIWPSDTKPLIYGVLPGNPTRPVILFYGHYDVQPVDPLNLWITPPFEPTLRDGRMYARGAQDNKGQLFYFLKALEALKVTGADLPTIKVIIEGEEECGSEAMHVGLAQWEEPLKSDILMVCDTGVIAAGVPTITMGLRGIAHCELRVHGPRIDLHSGVYGGVVLNPLQALSSILAGLHAPDGSVAVPGFYNGVKEPHAEDRELAAKAPIDTDAISAMLGVSLEGGEHGLHPLERRGFRPTLEINGVGGGYQGAGGKTVIPAYGMAKLSMRLVDGQDPDEILATVVRHLQGAAPKGTRVEIHDESVGGPAIQLSTKSSAIQTASKALRRAFDREPVYIWEGASIPIVTKLAVTAGAQPLLVGFGQEEDMIHAPNESFSLKQFEEGYRYVTSFLGLV